From Drosophila nasuta strain 15112-1781.00 chromosome X, ASM2355853v1, whole genome shotgun sequence, one genomic window encodes:
- the LOC132796005 gene encoding retinol dehydrogenase 12-like, which translates to MNSTTINDKPNRNIFGLRGIWATIVTVFLITLLIALILWLLRKFIEGPFYRKKNRIDGKVVIVTGCNTGIGKETVLELARRGAKIYMACRDPARCEAARIEIIDRTQNQQLFNRSLDLGSLESVRNFVARFKAEETRLDLLVNNAGIMACPRSLTADGYEQQFGVNHLGHFLLTNLLLDHLKKAAPSRIVVVSSAAHLFGHIDREDLMSERRYSKFFGAYSRSKLANILFTRKLSTMLQGTGVTVNCLHPGLVRSDLNRHFRAPRWFLSLLSIVSLYFVKSLRAGAQTTLRLALDPSLEGCSGDYYADSRRFPLVPWARDEKTANWLWGESERLVGLAHNVEQSTARDDDDDESIKTVVVSE; encoded by the coding sequence ATGAACTCTACAACAATCAACGATAAACCCAACCGAAATATATTCGGTCTACGAGGTATTTGGGCCACAATTGTGACGGTCTTTTTGATAACGCTACTTATTGCGTTGATTTTGTGGCTGCTACGGAAATTCATTGAAGGACCGTTCTATCGCAAAAAGAATCGCATCGATGGCAAGGTGGTCATCGTCACCGGCTGCAACACGGGCATTGGCAAGGAGACGGTCCTCGAGCTGGCGCGGCGTGGTGCCAAGATCTACATGGCCTGTCGAGATCCCGCACGCTGCGAGGCAGCTCGCATTGAGATCATCGATCGCACCCAGAACCAACAGCTCTTTAATCGCAGCCTCGACTTGGGATCGTTGGAGTCGGTGCGCAACTTCGTTGCTCGCTTCAAGGCGGAGGAGACCCGACTCGATCTGTTGGTGAATAATGCCGGCATTATGGCCTGTCCACGCTCCCTAACTGCCGATGGCTATGAACAGCAGTTTGGCGTCAATCATCTGGGTCACTTTCTGCTCACGAATCTTCTCCTCGACCATCTGAAAAAAGCGGCGCCTAGTCGCATTGTGGTCGTTAGCTCGGCGGCCCATTTGTTTGGCCACATCGATCGTGAGGATCTGATGAGCGAACGCAGGTACAGCAAGTTCTTTGGCGCATACAGTCGCTCAAAGTTGGCCAACATCCTCTTCACCCGCAAATTGTCCACGATGCTTCAGGGCACCGGGGTTACCGTCAACTGTCTTCATCCGGGATTGGTGCGTTCCGATCTAAATCGTCATTTTCGTGCACCTCGCTGGTTTCTCAGTCTGCTCAGCATTGTCTCCCTGTATTTCGTGAAATCCCTGCGAGCTGGAGCTCAGACTACTTTGCGTCTCGCACTTGATCCGTCGCTGGAGGGTTGCTCGGGGGATTATTATGCGGACAGCAGGCGGTTTCCGCTGGTGCCGTGGGCACGTGACGAAAAGACGGCCAATTGGCTGTGGGGGGAGAGCGAGAGGCTGGTGGGACTGGCGCACAACGTTGAGCAGTCGACAGCacgtgatgatgatgatgatgaatcAATTAAGACGGTCGTCGTCAGTGAATAA
- the LOC132796003 gene encoding retinol dehydrogenase 12, with amino-acid sequence MSEAVTPTTTTTPTVFDPTAEAAEKALCFRGIWAWLVLILLIGLAVFAVMWLLRKFIQGPVYRKKNRIDGKVVIVTGCNTGIGKETVLELARRGAKIYMACRDPARCEAARIEIIDRTQNQQLFNRSLDLGSLESVRNFVARFKAEETRLDLLVNNAGIMACPRSLTADGYEQQFGVNHLGHFLLTNLLLDRLKQASPSRIVVVSSAAHLFGRINREDLMSERKYGKFFGAYSQSKLANILFTLKLSKLLQGSGVTVNCCHPGVVRTELNRHFVAPGWVKSCIQTLALYFMKSPQAGAQTSLRLALDPSLEGSSGDYYSDSMRFPLVPWARNMETADWLWRESEKLVGLPPIEPQNGGVQQNGNGTRPVAGGAGGGGGESIETVVVDRTSS; translated from the coding sequence ATGTCGGAGGCTGTTACGcccacgacgacgacgacgccaacAGTTTTTGACCCAACCGCCGAGGCGGCCGAAAAGGCGCTCTGCTTCCGTGGCATTTGGGCTTGGCTGGTGTTGATCCTGCTCATTGGACTCGCCGTCTTTGCAGTGATGTGGCTGCTGCGCAAGTTCATTCAAGGTCCCGTCTATCGCAAAAAGAATCGCATCGATGGCAAGGTGGTCATCGTCACCGGCTGCAACACGGGCATTGGCAAGGAGACGGTCCTCGAGCTGGCGCGGCGTGGTGCCAAGATCTACATGGCCTGTCGAGATCCCGCACGCTGCGAGGCAGCTCGCATTGAGATCATCGATCGCACCCAGAACCAACAGCTCTTCAATCGCAGCCTCGACTTGGGATCGTTGGAGTCGGTGCGCAACTTCGTTGCTCGCTTCAAGGCGGAGGAGACCCGACTCGATCTGCTGGTGAATAATGCCGGCATTATGGCCTGTCCACGCTCCCTAACTGCCGATGGCTATGAACAGCAGTTTGGCGTCAATCATCTTGGTCACTTTCTGCTCACGAATCTCCTGCTCGATCGCCTCAAGCAGGCGTCGCCCAGTCGCATTGTGGTCGTTAGTTCGGCGGCCCATTTGTTTGGTCGCATCAATCGTGAGGATCTGATGAGTGAACGCAAGTATGGCAAATTCTTCGGCGCCTACAGTCAGTCGAAGTTGGCCAACATTCTCTTCACCCTGAAGTTGTCCAAACTGCTGCAAGGCAGCGGTGTCACCGTCAACTGTTGTCATCCGGGCGTGGTGCGCACCGAACTAAATCGGCATTTCGTTGCACCCGGCTGGGTGAAGAGCTGCATCCAAACGCTGGCACTGTACTTCATGAAGTCACCGCAGGCAGGAGCACAGACTTCGTTGCGCCTGGCGCTCGATCCCTCGCTGGAGGGTTCTTCGGGGGATTATTATTCGGATAGCATGCGATTCCCACTAGTGCCATGGGCACGTAACATGGAGACCGCCGACTGGTTGTGGCGGGAGAGTGAGAAACTTGTCGGTCTGCCGCCCATTGAGCCACAAAATGGCGGTGTGCAACAGAATGGGAATGGAACACGTCCTGTCGcaggaggagcaggaggaggaggaggtgagAGCATTGAGACCGTTGTAGTTGATCGCACAAGCAGTTAA
- the LOC132796002 gene encoding zinc finger E-box-binding homeobox 1, translating to MNSKRMKYTTPTSKEEIIIQQQQQQQQQQQHDVVADVVADVEDETGATELYTYAYATNDDEVDEGDVDDEEIDDVDDDVDGVVTNAQEVIIDEHGHAVTLQQLVENSTVEEVETIEQGDGTHTILHIVPNMQQQHVVHDVDDVEHDELDDDVDDEDVDDGGDNVGVEEGEVDDVDDEDADGDEDDDELGSIVYEGTIDHSPDSDSQSSRNKTFYCPNCGNCYSAAGSLKLHMRACLRQRNEVSAEDRKCKVCSKIFNSVAYLKEHMMRHTGEQPFRCTRCYRKFVDESKYNTHMDSHKHQDKLEAEAEALAAQHGGKKVVVKEFTCSFCAQNFTVVFDVGQVKRRYACDACRDKYSNAEALRQHKQQVEEKREFSCERCGRKFVFEGFLQRHLPTCDGSIKRRRDMK from the coding sequence aTGAACTCGAAACGCATGAAATACACAACGCCAACGAGCAAAGAGGAAATTatcatacaacaacaacaacaacaacagcagcagcagcaacacgatGTTGTGGCAGATGTGGTCGCCGATGTGGAAGACGAAACTGGCGCCACAGAACTATACACTTATGCCTATGCCACCAACGACGACGAAGTCGATGAGGGCGATGTCGATGACGAGGAGATCGATGATGTGGACGACGATGTCGATGGCGTTGTGACCAATGCCCAAGAAGTGATTATCGATGAGCATGGGCATGCGGTGACCTTGCAACAGCTGGTGGAGAACAGCACCGTCGAAGAGGTGGAGACCATTGAACAAGGTGACGGCACACACACCATTCTACACATTGTGCCCAatatgcagcagcaacatgttgtTCATGATGTCGACGATGTCGAACACGATGAACTCGATGACGATGTGGACGACGAGGATGTGGATGACGGCGGCGATAATGTCGGTGTCGAGGAGGGCGAAGTCGATGATGTGGACGATGAGGATGCCGATGgcgatgaggatgatgatgaattGGGTTCGATTGTGTACGAGGGCACCATCGATCACAGTCCCGACTCCGATTCGCAATCGTCGCGCAACAAAACCTTCTATTGCCCCAATTGTGGCAATTGCTATAGCGCCGCCGGCTCATTAAAGCTCCATATGCGCGCCTGTCTGCGGCAACGCAACGAAGTCTCCGCAGAGGATCGCAAATGCAAGGTGTGCAGCAAAATCTTTAATTCGGTGGCATACCTTAAGGAGCATATGATGCGACATACGGGCGAACAGCCGTTCCGTTGCACACGCTGTTATCGCAAATTCGTCGATGAATCCAAATACAATACACACATGGATTCGCACAAGCATCAGGATAAACTTGAGGCCGAGGCGGAAGCATTGGCCGCCCAACACGGTGGCAAAAAGGTTGTCGTCAAGGAGTTTACATGCTCGTTCTGTGCGCAGAACTTTACGGTTGTCTTCGATGTGGGGCAGGTGAAGCGTCGCTATGCCTGCGATGCGTGTCGcgacaaatattcaaatgcgGAGGCGTTGCGTCAGCACAAACAGCAGGTGGAGGAGAAGCGTGAATTTAGCTGCGAGCGTTGCGGTCGCAAGTTTGTCTTCGAGGGTTTCCTGCAACGTCATTTGCCAACCTGTGATGGCAGCATTAAGCGGCGTCGCGACATGAAGTAG
- the LOC132796007 gene encoding NADH dehydrogenase [ubiquinone] 1 alpha subcomplex subunit 13, which yields MATAVPHVPPKQDLPPPGGYKKIPFARVPPKSYFTGFSMIGTYLVATIGGLGIYYLTAKKVKRDEIEMRSAENVIFPLLIAERDREFLRQLRRNRDEEADLMKNVPGWEVGTWYGEPVYKTLPEDTLVSPHFREFYAHADWKSTAKRANLKLWS from the exons ATGGCGACGGCCGTGCCGCATGTGCCCCCTAAACAGGATTTACCACCACCCGGTGGCTACAAGAAGATTCCCTTTGCTCGTGTGCCACCCAAAAGTTACTTCACTG GCTTTTCCATGATTGGCACCTATCTGGTGGCCACCATTGGCGGCTTGGGCATCTATTATTTGACAGCCAAAAAGGTGAAACGCGATGAGATTGAAATGCGTTCGGCCGAAAATGTGATTTTCCCGCTGCTGATTGCAGAGCGTGATCGCGAATTTTTGCGTCAATTGCGTCGCAATCGTGACGAGGAAGCCGACCTCATGAAGAACGTCCCCGGCTGGGAG GTGGGCACCTGGTATGGTGAGCCAGTGTACAAGACGCTGCCTGAAGATACTTTGGTATCGCCCCATTTCCGGGAGTTCTATGCACATGCCGACTGGAAATCGACAGCAAAGCGAGCCAATTTGAAGCTCTGGTCGTAA